attccAACATTACAGGAGGGAATCCCAGAAGACACGGACGACTTTGGGGAATTTAGGATGAGGGTCTCCGACCTCGTTAAGGATGTGATCTTTCTCGTGGGCTCGGCAGAATGTTTCTCCCAGGTGTGGACTTTTCTAATGAAAGTTGCCATATTCTGTAACCAAGTCATTCTTGTAAGCAGTAGTCTTCTCTAAATGGTGACATTTGAGGATATCAGCTGATAGAAACTCGCAGCCCATTGGAAACGCTGAAAGCATTGCAGGGTATTCCTAATGTAGCTCATTCATTTagatgatttttaaatgaaaaattttaatgtgtgtgtctctgccagTTGTACTCAACTCTGAAAGAGGGGAACCCACCCTGGGAAGTGACCGAGGCTGTACTCTTCATCATGGCCTCCATCGCCAAGAGTGTAGATCCGTGAGTGAGATTTTCGGCGTGGACACGTTAATACATGCAATTATATTAGTCAAATACAATTACAGGAATATTCTCATTGTAGGGCTATCCACATAAGTGTtggtatataaataataatgcttcaattttgtcattaattttttttataactttCTAACTTTAGaattttcgtgtgtgtgtgtgcgtgtgtgtgtgtgtgtgtgtgtgtgtagtgagaaTAACCCCACCCTCACAGAAGTACTAGAGCAGGTGGTGCTTCTTCCCCAGACGGTGCACCTCGCAGTGCGCTACACCAGCATTGAGCTCGTGGGAGAGATGAGTGAACTGGTGGACCGCCACCCGCGCTTCTTGGGTGAGCACCACTGCCATACCAGCCTGCAGCAGAGTTGGCCTTAGCTTAAAGGTCACCCGGGTCGGTCGTTAAAGTCAGCTCCACAGGTTAGGACAGGCATGTCACAAAAGGTTGATGCTTAGAAGAAAGGGAGAATTGGAGATACCGAGGTTGGTTTGGTGTTACTGTCGAATTTGTGTGGGATAAGATTTTCAGatatgattttctttcttttttaaaatgttattttacctCTTGTTTATGTAATTaactattttgttttttttaaatcataatctTAATTCAAAGATAAATCTTGATTCTGAAATGTTAACATCtatcttaaaacaaaacaacataaaaaaaaagagaaatcatGATCAGCTATGTTAATGAATGCTGCTTGTAGCATTATTgtttcacgtgtgtgtgtgtgtgtgtgtgtgtgtgtgcgtatgcgtgcgcgtgcgtctatgcgtgtgtgtgcggccACTCAGATCCCGTGCTGCACTACCTCATGAAGGGACTGCGGGAGAAGCCACTGGCGTCGGTGGCTGCTAAGGCCATCCACAACATCTGCTCCGTTTGCAGGGATCACATGGCGCAGCACTTCCAGGGCCTGCTCGACATCGCCCGCTCCCTCGACTCCTTCGCCCTGTCCACCGATGCCGCCATCGGCCTGCTCAAAGGTACCGTCAGCAGAATCTCCCCCCGAGACCCGGGACTGACCTGGCTTAACACAGCGGTAGTCTTAACACAGCAGAGACTCTGAAGTGGCTTTGACTGGTCCCTGGAGTTTTTACACCTCACCTGTCACTGCTGGTTTCAAAGGGCATTCCACGCCATGTCAAGAGATTGGCTGTAGTCTCCACATCTCCACAGCGTGTCTAATGGGGCGGATGGTGACTGTGGTTTTGCATAGTATGAAGACTTCATTTGGTTATGATAATGACGGTTACCCGATGAAGGCTATTTGGATGCGcttatgttttttttgcatAGTCTGGGCATGTTAAAGTGGCATCTGTGCGTCTGTGTTGGATGAGGAGCTTTACTTTTTGCCTGCCATGTCCTGTCCATGGGGACTGTGGATAACGTAGTTTACTGGGCTTCATTCAGGCACTGCTCTGGTTCTGGCTCGTCTCCCGCTGGAGAAGATAGCCGAGTGTCTGAGTGACCTGTGCTCCGTCCAAGTCATGGCTCTGGAGAAGGTCTGTGTTCGTATCTTATGTCTTTTCTTTGTGTACGTgctaaaaagagaaacatttgtcCTTATTTGACTGTTGGATATTGTTAAATGAATTACCAGTATTCTAGTTTGtttatgtgcgtgcatgtttcgtgtgtatgcatgcatgtatgtgtgtgtgcgcatattcTTTTTTTGCAGCTGCTGTCTCAGGACTCCAGTAATGGAAAATCGTCAGATCCCACAGTGTGGCTGGACAGATTAGCAGTCATCTTCAGGTCAGGCTGCACCCCCCCACCTCTGGCTAACCTGTGTGTGGTTTCACTTCCTATATCAGTCATGCCATTCGAGAGCTAGTTTTATCATTTGGATGGGCAAACATGTCTACAGGTTAATCTTAACTCGTCTCGTACCCTTCACCTTTTACCTGCTCCCTGTAGACACACAAATCCCATTGTAGAAAACGGGCAGACCCACCCCTGTCAAAAAGTCATCCAGCAGGTAAAGCCCTCTACCTTCTCCCTGGTCTTTGCTTGTGGTTGTTACAGTCTTCACTGCATCGTGTCCTGCCTGTGCAGTTCCATTGTTTGGTGTAATTTGGCCATTGTGGGTGTGTCCCCAGATCTGGCCCGTGCTGTCGGAGACGTTGAATGCCCACCAGGCAGATAACCGCATCGTGGAGCGCTGCTGCCGCTGCCTGAGGTTCGCTGTGCGCTGCGTGGGCAAGGGCTCGGCCTCCCTGCTGCAGCCACTCGTCACacaggtgcgtgcgtgtggacctgtgcctgcctgcatgtgtagGGGGTGCGGATTGGGGCGTGGCCTGgacgggtgtgtgtggctgtgtgtggcgGCTAcctgtgtctggctgtgtggctgcctgtgtgcgtgtgtctgtgtaggggAGATATGGGTGCAACTAGGATGAtctttgtggtgtgtgggtggtaaCAGGTGAATTTAAGGGTGAAATGAGAGACATTTTCAGGTTAGGTATGATTTTTGATTTTGAGGTACAGATTTGGTttgatttgacattttatatgttaaatataacacattttgctagttaaaaatgtgtttattctaattttaaatgaaatgataattACCTATACTAGTGTCTTCATAATATCTGGAATCTTCTGAGAATTAACATTGAACATAGAACACCAGTTTATAACCTGGTGAATTGCTGAAAATGGCGAGAGCTGCAAAAGGTGTAAGGCAGAAAACAAATAAGGTTTAGTAAAGAATGCACACATTATTCGGCCTGGGCAGCATCTCTTATAGCTAACAGCAATACCCCCAGTAAGATTCAGATACAAGATTTTTGCTGAAATCCTTTACTGAAGCATTTATTGTAAGTCCACGAAAAAAACTTCAGAATATGCTATAAATGCATATTGCTGATCTGGTATGTCAAAAttgactgcaaaaaaaaaaaggttttcagtaTTAAGCATTGCTATGTAATGAATCATGTTTTGACAATGTCATAAGGCTGTACTAGCAGACATACAGTGGTTTTGAGAGACTTGAGTGAAAGCTAAGGATCTATATTTTGGAGTTGATATAGGACAGACCAAATGAATACATCACGTTTTATTTACCTTCCTCCGTATACTTAGTGTAGGTGGTTTaacacagcagtacagcagCACAAAGTGTAAGGAGAGTGAATAAGAAGCAGGAAATACAATCAATTCCAGAATAATCATACATATGCAAGAAAGTTGCATaggtgtttgggggtggggtagtgtgttcagtagttATGAGGAAGCTGTTGTGGAGTCTGCCAGTGGTGGCATAGATGTCCCCGTATGAGCAGATGGCAGGAAGTTAAGGAGACTCCCAGAGGGGTGGGATGCTGGTGGCCttgtggatgcagtgcttgtgCTAGAAGGTGTTGGGTGGAGAAACCAGGAtgctcctctcagctgttctcacaaTACGCTGTAGGGATATGCTGCCTGTTTGCACTCATGCTGCATTGGAAGTGATGGCACTGCTATGTTCTCTTGGCCAGGCAGGTGGTGGTGAGGTCCTCTGATGAGCACTCCAAGAAACCTGGAGCCTTTGGCTTTTTCCACAGGTGCACCATTGATGTACAGGAGGGTGTGCTCACCACAGGTCCTCCTAATCAATTATAACCTAATTATAAACCAAGTTTTTGTCAAGAAGCTGCAACATGCCTGGCCTCCTTCCTGCACATTGTCTCACCTGTTGACGCCCAGCACTGTAGTGTCATCAGCAAATAAGATGTGATGTGAGCTGTGCTCTGCAGAGCAATTATGGAGCGGCAATACGAGAAGCAATAGACTGAGCACGTATCCCTGAGGGACTCCTGTGTTTAGTGGTGGTACTGAAGGTGACGCTTCCGATCCTGACAGACTGAGGTCTCCCGTGCAGGAAGCTTCCAGTTGCAGAGTGTTCATCCTCATCTTTTTAGTGTGATGTGGGATGACTGTGTTGAATTTTGAACTGAaatctatgaacagcattcacacacaagTTTTCTTTTTATCCAAGTGGGTCATTGGCAGGATGACACAGGATAGGGCATATGCGTAAATCACAAGTTATTTCAACCAGATCTAATTGTCATTTCCCTGAAAGACGGTAGATGGGATGCCCTCGGATGAGATAGTCGGGAGCATTAACAGTACAGTTTAAAACCAATGGTGTTTAATTGATATTTTTTACTTGGTTTTTTGTTACCCCGCCAACATCTTTTTGCGTGCTgatgtgcgcatgtttgtgttttgacactcttctctctgctccagatGGTGAATGTGTACCAGGTTTATCCTCACTCCTGCTTCCTGTACCTGGGCAGCATCCTGGTGGATGAATATGGGATGGAGGAGGGCTGCAGACAAGGCCTACTGGACATGCTACAGGTGACCCATCTGTGTGCTCCTGTGTGCCTCTTACTCTTTCCTCCTGTCCTTCAATCACCCCCCCAGCACACCCTCACTTGAGTGCGCACAACTTCCTTTTTCTACCAGAAGTGTTTCTTAGCTTTTTGTGAGTTTTTGTCAGTTCTAATGGCCTCCCTAAGTGCTGAGCTGTGACACATCATCCCTCATGCCCCTGCAGGCCTTGTGCATGCCCACcttccagctgctggagcaacCCAATGGCTTGCGCAACCATCCTGACACCGTCGACGACCTGTTCAGACTTGCTACTAGGTACCAGTTTTGTGTGTCATTGGTGGCCAGACTTCCCTACATTTTCCCTACAACTGGTGACATTAAGAACCAGTGAATCATGCTGACTGCATTTTTGTGGTTGCCGTCAACGAGCACTGCCTGAATCGGATTCCAAAACCAGTTGTTGCGCTTTTCAGTAAGATTGCTTAGTGAATGACAGCGCTGTGCACAGCTCTGGCAACCTGAGATGTTTTCATAGTGCATATACTCTGATCTCAAGAGCTCTTGACATTGTTACACAAGGCTCTACCAGCCATTTGAATATGTGCATACTGTTCAGTTTTTCCAGGATTCAATACCCAATAAGGCATATAGAATTGGCACTTATTTCAACAATGAGTATTCGGTTAATAGTGTGACTGATATACAGTGGAAGTACTGGACAAAATGCCTTTTTGGAAGCATTTCAGTTTCCTCCACCTCCCTTTTAGGTTTGTCCAGCGCAGTCCTGTAACGTTGCTAAGCAGTAGCATCATCATCCACATCATCCAGTGTGCCATCGCAGCGACGACCCTGGACCACCGGGATGCCAACTGCAGTGTCATGAAGTTTGTCAGAGATCTCATTCACACGGGTGTCTCAAACGATGTGGGTGGCTGAGCATTCATTGAAGCTTGACCCTTATTTGCTattgtaacatttttgtttttaaagaggtTTGTAGTCGTTTGCAGTGAGTGTTAAatttattcttctctctctcatgtgcgCACTCTCAGCATGAGGATGACTTTGAGGTGCGGAAGCGTCTGATTGGCCAGGCCATGGGGCAGCATGGTCAGCAGCTGGTCACGCAACTCATCCACACTTGCTGCTTCTGTCTACCCTCATACACACTGCCCGACGTCGCCGAAGTGCTCTGGGAGATCATGGTCTTCGACCGGCCGGTATGTCCCTTACCAAAGGCCCTCAGGCTTGTTGTTGACAAATAGGTGGTTGGGgttgtggtgggtggtggtttTTAATGCGACGCACCTTATGGATCAAGTATGCCATAAGGGAAGGCAGCTGGCACTCAAGTTAGGGATCAAAGGAAAAGTTGTGATGCagtgcttcacatctgtgtcaCTTGCACTCATTTGATGAATTTCTTTTAGTTTAATTTCCCCCCAAAATAactaaagagaaaaagattatacaaccactagagggcactgaagattatttattttttcaaatttttgtttgcttttctgccTTCGCAAGTTTCCAGCCCCAAAGTGAGTTCACAGTCAGTGTTGgaatatttctttctctcactctctcatgtaGACCTTTTGCCGGTGGCTGGAGTCCGCACTGAAGGGATTGCCCAAGGAGATGTCGGGAGGGGCTGTAACAGTCACTCATAAGCAACTCACAGACTTTCACAAGCAGGTCACAAGGTGAGTTAAATTTTAGTgtcatttaaacatgcatgTGCAGAAGCCACATCAGATCGGTAACCTGCGCCTCTCCGTTTCCGAAGTGTAGCATCCACGTGACGGCAGGCAGTCAGGTTTTAAAGTGCATAAATAGTCCGTTCTTGGATTGCACCTCAAATATGTGTAAATAGGCGTGTCGCTCGTTTGGCCCTGGGCTCATGACGCCGTCCCATCCCGACAGACATCAGGCCTTGAGCCAGTCGCGTTTTGCAAGAGCCTTATTCAGCTGAGCACACACAGGGCAGGCCTGGACAGGCAGAGAGGCACACTCCTCTCTGAAGCAGCGTTCCACCCCACGTCTCCTCCcatacccctccccccccttcGGGCAAGTCGCAACCATGGCCGAAGGCACGATTCCGGCCCTGACGCACGGCACGGTTATACTGGAGGCCACGCGTGCAGTGACAGAGCACCTGTGACTCAGATTTAATGAGGGGAAAAGCGTATGATGGTCAAAGCCATACGCGAGCCTGCCATGCCCTGAGTACCTTTTGAGAATGCTTATTGCTTTAAGCTTTTTGTGCAACACGGCTTTTATTGGAGCCTGGTGGCATCAGCTTATTTAACAGTATGAATGACTGTTTGCCATCTACTCTCCCTTGGCAACATCTGCAGTGCGGAGGAGTGTAAGCAGGTGTGCTgggcagtgcgagagttcaccAGACTTTACCGATAGCTGTGTTCACCCTACCACACTGCAGCGCCAGGTAAGACTGTAAAGCCTTAAATCTTGTCCAGCAGTGCTTGTGTGTTGAAATACTTGATTTGTTAAATGTGGTATGTATTTTAACTTAAGCAAAATGGTCACTAACTCTCCTAACTACCTCTGTCTCTATcaccccacctcctcccccaaCCCTCCCTGCCCTCGCCTGTTTGCAGGTCAAATCTTTTGTTTGCAAACATTCAGAGGTGACGACCAGGGGGGTCAGAAATGTCTGTTTTGAGAAACTAAAGAGAACTCCTGTATGAAGGATGGGTGGGACTTGGCACCGTTGGAAGCCCAGTGAGAAGCATCGCAGCTTTGGAGTGATGGGGGGGGCCCAGGAAAACGCCTCGAGGGTGCGAAAGGACGAACCCACCCCTCCCCTTACCCCCTCGCTAAGCACACCGGTGCCATGGCTACAGCAAGGAGTGGCAAGCTTCTTGTTGGGGGAAGAGTGTGGGAACACTTACACCCATCTTCTGAAAGAccataaaatggaaaaagaaaaaaaataaggaCGTGCCTGGTTGCCAATCGTAACGCATTGTAGACAAAAAAAGACTTGtacagttttaaaaagaaatggagagatttATTTTCATGGACGTGTGTTTAGGATTTGGAACTTGCCATTGCTGTCATGCCAtcagaaaggaagaggaaaagtaGGTGTGCTTGCACATGACAGCAGCTTGTGGCAACCGCAGATGGCAGCAGAAGGGGAATGCTGGGAGATTTGGtgtcacctttgacctttttaaAGCTGGCGGAAGTTTTACCATTATGAATTGCCAGGTGAAGGTAACGTGAGATAAACTGGCAgtcagatttatatatatatatattttttttgttcttccaCCTTTTTGGCATTGCCTGTCTCTGAGAGGAGCCAATTTCCTCTGACAGCGTGTAGCCATCTCTAGAACAATAAAAGCTAAACCGCAGTGAGGAGCAAAGGCGGCTGTGTCTGAGCATCATTTAGGACGTTGTCCATAACTgctccttcctctctttcacccccaccccccttctgctctcctccccctctgcctcactctctcaaCCTGTATGACCAGATTTCGGCAGAGCAAATCTGGTCACAGGCCTCGTCACACACATGGTACATGGTGGAAGTGGGAGTGTTAACCATGCCAAAACTCGCATGTTTTACAGATTTTGTGGTAGTAACAGCCTTCATGTAGAAATGATTGTAACTAACACCCTTATTTATGAAACTGTAAATAGGTATATTAAACCTTGTACACTACATGTGATATACAGGGGcacaatactttttttttcctcaaatctCGAATTcgaatctgtttttagaatttttgtCAAACAGGACTTTGTGACTGACAGAGcagttaaaatattacaataagtATGAAACAATGCTTTGAATACACTTGTGTATAAATTTACTTATAAAACATACAGGTATACAGCTTTGGCTTATAGGTGGCCTTAAACATCCCTCTTTGTTGTCCCGATGCAATCTGCCACCATAGAGGGGCTCTATTGTCTTGCTTCCACTTTTCTGTACTGTATATAATGATATGCAACTAAACTAGAATTGTGGATGATGGGAGAAATTCCTAAGTCCATACCTGACCATATCAGGCACAACTTTCTTTAGGCCTAAATGGACAAGGTCCTCTTTTCTACTCGAGATAAGCATTCTACTGTCTGTCCAAAGTGTATTGTTAGTTAGCACACCTCACTCCCGCTCTACTTTGAATGTTACGTACATAGCCATGTATGTTAATGTAGATTCTGGAACCTCACCACTGTAGGTCCTTTGTCGCCTGCCAATTTCATGCTGATGTAGCAGgtaaggttaaaaaaaactgcaagcAGAAGGTCAAATGGgactttttttcatgtttgttgcATGTTTTCTTTAGTCTTGGGGTAAAAATCCTTTTATGCATAAACACTCCCCATTTTCCCAAAGTGATCATTACAGGCACTGGAACACAAAGGCACAACTGAATCATCAGGGAGCATCAGGTGATACCTGCTCTCAAACACTGGTGTTGTATTTATTGAAATACAAACAATGGTAAAAGAGATTTGGACACACAAAGTATTTACACTTCAAGTCAGCATaatcaaaggtttttttttcctttttgtagtATGTAGCATACTTAAATACATGGACCCAGTCATTTAAATAACCTGATTGTTACATACTTTTAACCATAGTGCATTATGGGGTCTCTCTCATCCATAAATACACGTCTAGGTGGTGGTTCTTCTGTGCAACTGACAGACTTGGgacaatgagagagaaactTCCTCATTCCTTTACACCTTTTATATTCAGTGAGAAACAGCACCTCCcctaaatgttaaaatatccaGGGATAACAAGGAAGtattacaaagaaatattcaTTATGGATCCATCAAGTAAACACATGTATAAAACTGACTGGAGCATTGTGTCATCTGCTGCTCCTGTAGCTAAGGATGAATGAAAATTCCCCATGCAGAGTGGTCTGGCAATGTTTCTCAACCTAGTGCTCAGGACCAGTGAGAGCCCACATGTCTGCCTGATCACAGAGCAGGCATTTTGGGAGCTGTGTTGTAACAAAAATGTGAACCATCTAGTGGGATCCAAGGACTGGGTTGAGACTGATGTGTCAAGATCAAGTTGTTACACCTTTACCCAAACTGAGGGGAGGAGGTATTAAGACAAGCCAACTCTCACAACGACAGCTCCAGCAGTCAGCTGTAAAAGGTGTTAATATAATACGTTTATTGAAACAGTTACTGTCATTTTATATTCTATATGGCTTTGAGTCCACATACTACATGAGACTAAGCTTATTTCAGACCTGCAGAAGTGTGATAATAGTGTATGTCCAGGCTACGTTCCTTGAAGAGGAACGTATTCACTGAGGGGGAAAAGCACTGGAAACAAAAGGAACAACTGAATTACCAAGGAGCATCAAGTGCCCACACTAAGAATACTGCtatggtatttattgaaatacaatgttaaaagaaacaaatcaaGGAACACAAAGCAAAGTATTTACATTTCAAGTCAGGATAATCAAAGAttcgttttttttctttttgcaggtGCGCACAACAGGTGGGAGAGCAGTGATACATAATGTCATATATTGGTCAAGTTACCCGATAAAGAATAAACCTAGTGCTTAAACCTAGAGATATTTTTAGAGTGGGAAGCAACTCAGACTGGACTCAGGCTAAGATTAGTCCCAAAGGAAATGTTagtgatgtgtttgttttagtaattCAGCGCTGGAACACATTTTGGGGCGTCTTTCCCAACCAGTGTAATATATGCAGACCACACTGTTGCAGGTGTCAGTTTACCTACCTTTCACACTGCAAGAATTACAGGTTTTTGCTTATGTAAGCCTTTCATTTAGTGCATTACACCACTGTGAGATCAAAGCATTTCAACTTTACTCCCTAACCAGGGTCTGGTGGATTTTACTTAGAAAAATCCAAAAGATAATTTAAGCATGATTGGGTATCTAAGGAGAACTGAGTATATTTTTCTGGCCAAATATGAACCATTTTAGTCAAACTAAACCATAAATAAAAGTGTATGTTGATCTCCAGTGTGTAGCTTAGTCCACAAATGAGGCTAGTACAGAGTAATGCACAAAATGCACCTCAGCCCCTAAGCACTTTGATCTAAGGGCAGGGCAGCCAGTTCCTGGACGGTTGAAAATTGCCATGGCAGTGACCCAAGTGAGTGTCCCAGGAGTGTTACTGGAGGCTCTGAGCCCATGTGCCCTGAGCATGCTGATTCTGCAGCAGCCGGTGGAGCTCCTTAAATTGCTCCACGGTTTGGTCTTTCAGATCAGGGTTGGAAATTTGCAGGCGGATGCTGTCCGTCGACCACGAGAGCTCACCAGAAAACATCTCAGTGAGGATCCTCGCCACCACAGGCACCACCTAAATGCAGCAACCAGTGCAGTATTGTGAAAAGCACACACAATGCAGGTTTGTCAGAGATGGATGACACTGTAGTGTCAATGCTGAACCACtattagaaattatttttagcCTAGGCTTGTGTTTAATCTGAGGGCATATTTCCCAGACCCAGAGTCTACCTTTCTCAAATCAGTTCCCTCACCACTGTGGGGTTTTTAGATAGGCAAATGGTTTATACcctaaaaatcaaatatcaataACAAGGTAGAATTTTTCATCATTAGCCaagctacccccccccccccccccccccaattgcAACTTGTGAAAATCATACCGGGAGGCAAGAGTTGGTCTGAAGTAACAACAGACACTGAAAATTTTAAGTACTATATTCCACATGTTACACTAGGCATACATTTATTATGGACAGTATTTCAAAACTTATGCCTACAACCACCAACAATGCAAGAGATCCATTTTCCTGAGGCCTTCATAACCATTTGAAAATTAGAGCCACTCTATCAGAAGTGAAATTAAACTCTTTAGAGTGGTAAATTAGGATGATGGTAGCTCCACAGGTTAGGGTGGAAAGAAATTCATCACAAATGACTAACTAACATTACCCAGCAAACTGATGTATTGTAATTAGCACAGTCCCAGAAACTACACTATGGAAATTGCACAATGCAGTGTCCACATTCCAATACGTAACTGGTCTGctgcaattaaaaaacaaacaaacaaaacgtaCTATTCCCATAAGCTCTGCCTGCTTTTCTTGTTAAATTCTATCAGTGTTCTAATGATTCACAACCATTAAATTGCCCCAACAAAAAGTTCTGTCACAATCATTGCAAATGGTAATCAGCACAATATGTAGAGTACTTGCAgcatattttagattttatgaaGTGGGAATGCTTAAGACACATGTTTTTGTGAATGAATTGAGCTTTGCACACCTGGACAATAATGAGCTTCTTCTCTTTGGGCTTATGGTCAGGCCAGTCCTCCCCGAAGCAGAAGTATATTTCAAAAGGTGGCGGGGTCGGCGCCTCCCCTTTCTGGTACAGGATGAGTCCTGTCAGAACCACAAGCCATTTTTTTTGTGACCCACTGATCACAGACATACTgtgtaatgttttaatatttaacatttttcaaaaatatgttaTTGCTATAATATAGAGTTAATTTATTCAGGACTTTGTTTACATCTACTTTGCGAGTATCTAAAagcttaaattatttttattttcatttcatcatttttcaCTATTGGCTTTATGGTCATTTAATTTCTAGTGCACAAATTTGAAAGTGGGCAGTGGTTTTTCCAAACGGGCCTCAGACATGGCCTATTGATCACACAatgagaataagaataaaacatAGGAGATCCAAAAATATATActtccattttttccccctcactctacta
This region of Electrophorus electricus isolate fEleEle1 chromosome 2, fEleEle1.pri, whole genome shotgun sequence genomic DNA includes:
- the tnpo3 gene encoding transportin-3 isoform X2, giving the protein MDGGKPSLPLVYQAVQALYHDPDPAGKERASVWLGELQRSMHAWEISDQLLQLKQDVESCYFAAQTMKMKIQTSFYELPQETHIALRDSLLSHIQNLKDLSPIIVTQLALAIADLALQMASWKGCVHTLIEKYSNDVTSMPFLIEILTVLPEEVHSRSLRIGSNRRTEIIEDLAFYSTTVVTLLMTCVEKSGSDEKMLIKVFRCLGSWFNLGVLDSNFMANNQLLMVLFQVLQRDETPTNLHEAASDCVCSALYAIENVDTHMPLAIQLFQGVLTLEAAYHMAVAREDLDKVLNYCRIFTELCETFMEITVRTPGQGLGDLRILELLLICAGHPQYEVVEISFNFWYRLGEHLFKMSDPGLHNVFRPYIQRLLHSLARHCQLDPDHEGIPEDTDDFGEFRMRVSDLVKDVIFLVGSAECFSQLYSTLKEGNPPWEVTEAVLFIMASIAKSVDPENNPTLTEVLEQVVLLPQTVHLAVRYTSIELVGEMSELVDRHPRFLDPVLHYLMKGLREKPLASVAAKAIHNICSVCRDHMAQHFQGLLDIARSLDSFALSTDAAIGLLKGTALVLARLPLEKIAECLSDLCSVQVMALEKDSSNGKSSDPTVWLDRLAVIFRHTNPIVENGQTHPCQKVIQQIWPVLSETLNAHQADNRIVERCCRCLRFAVRCVGKGSASLLQPLVTQMVNVYQVYPHSCFLYLGSILVDEYGMEEGCRQGLLDMLQALCMPTFQLLEQPNGLRNHPDTVDDLFRLATRFVQRSPVTLLSSSIIIHIIQCAIAATTLDHRDANCSVMKFVRDLIHTGVSNDHEDDFEVRKRLIGQAMGQHGQQLVTQLIHTCCFCLPSYTLPDVAEVLWEIMVFDRPTFCRWLESALKGLPKEMSGGAVTVTHKQLTDFHKQVTSAEECKQVCWAVREFTRLYR
- the tnpo3 gene encoding transportin-3 isoform X1, translating into MDGGKPSLPLVYQAVQALYHDPDPAGKERASVWLGELQRSMHAWEISDQLLQLKQDVESCYFAAQTMKMKIQTSFYELPQETHIALRDSLLSHIQNLKDLSPIIVTQLALAIADLALQMASWKGCVHTLIEKYSNDVTSMPFLIEILTVLPEEVHSRSLRIGSNRRTEIIEDLAFYSTTVVTLLMTCVEKSGSDEKMLIKVFRCLGSWFNLGVLDSNFMANNQLLMVLFQVLQRDETPTNLHEAASDCVCSALYAIENVDTHMPLAIQLFQGVLTLEAAYHMAVAREDLDKVLNYCRIFTELCETFMEITVRTPGQGLGDLRILELLLICAGHPQYEVVEISFNFWYRLGEHLFKMSDPGLHNVFRPYIQRLLHSLARHCQLDPDHEGIPEDTDDFGEFRMRVSDLVKDVIFLVGSAECFSQLYSTLKEGNPPWEVTEAVLFIMASIAKSVDPENNPTLTEVLEQVVLLPQTVHLAVRYTSIELVGEMSELVDRHPRFLDPVLHYLMKGLREKPLASVAAKAIHNICSVCRDHMAQHFQGLLDIARSLDSFALSTDAAIGLLKGTALVLARLPLEKIAECLSDLCSVQVMALEKLLSQDSSNGKSSDPTVWLDRLAVIFRHTNPIVENGQTHPCQKVIQQIWPVLSETLNAHQADNRIVERCCRCLRFAVRCVGKGSASLLQPLVTQMVNVYQVYPHSCFLYLGSILVDEYGMEEGCRQGLLDMLQALCMPTFQLLEQPNGLRNHPDTVDDLFRLATRFVQRSPVTLLSSSIIIHIIQCAIAATTLDHRDANCSVMKFVRDLIHTGVSNDHEDDFEVRKRLIGQAMGQHGQQLVTQLIHTCCFCLPSYTLPDVAEVLWEIMVFDRPTFCRWLESALKGLPKEMSGGAVTVTHKQLTDFHKQVTSAEECKQVCWAVREFTRLYR